A window of the bacterium genome harbors these coding sequences:
- a CDS encoding polysaccharide pyruvyl transferase family protein, with protein MLSKLIKKIKKFIPNKIKAEILALIQPLYLEEYGKYKNRKKIFVFLAGYYQNLGDMAITYSQERFLKDNFSEYEIITIPSTKTYSLMKTMKYISTKEDIITILGGGNMDDIYTSLEDARQFVIRNFPLNRIVSFPQTMAFSETPFGRGRLKKTSKIYNRHKNLHIFTRERKSLDKMKRTFKNSYVDIVPDIVLYLNKVAPELERKGVLCCLRNDKEKKISSKQEEEIGNIIIKKYKDVTFTDTVNITLEDCKPENTEETLSKFWDLLKSKKVVLTDRLHCMIFCAITNTPCVVIDNTNGKISGVHKEWLKNFHHIKMVEKFEIDRITEYIDTLLKIDTRKIPVRYFNDCFKPLLIACTPEHIKEKV; from the coding sequence ATGTTAAGCAAACTTATTAAAAAAATAAAAAAGTTTATACCAAATAAAATTAAGGCAGAGATACTTGCTCTCATCCAGCCCTTATATTTGGAAGAATACGGAAAGTATAAGAATAGGAAAAAAATCTTTGTATTCCTTGCTGGTTACTACCAGAACCTTGGAGATATGGCAATAACTTATTCTCAGGAACGTTTTCTTAAAGACAATTTCTCAGAATATGAGATTATTACTATCCCAAGCACTAAAACGTATTCTCTGATGAAAACAATGAAATATATTAGCACTAAAGAAGATATTATCACTATATTAGGTGGTGGTAATATGGACGATATATATACCTCGCTTGAAGATGCAAGACAGTTTGTAATAAGAAACTTTCCGCTAAACAGAATTGTTTCTTTTCCTCAAACAATGGCTTTTTCAGAAACACCTTTTGGAAGAGGAAGGTTGAAGAAGACCTCAAAAATTTATAACAGACATAAAAATCTTCATATCTTTACAAGGGAAAGAAAATCCCTTGATAAAATGAAGAGAACCTTCAAAAACAGTTATGTTGATATAGTTCCTGATATAGTGCTTTATCTTAACAAAGTTGCTCCTGAGTTGGAAAGAAAGGGCGTTTTATGCTGTTTAAGAAACGATAAAGAAAAGAAAATCTCAAGCAAACAGGAAGAAGAGATAGGGAATATTATTATAAAAAAATATAAAGACGTTACTTTTACAGATACCGTTAATATAACCCTTGAGGATTGCAAACCAGAAAACACAGAAGAAACCCTATCTAAATTTTGGGACCTTTTAAAAAGTAAAAAGGTTGTTCTTACGGACCGTCTCCACTGTATGATATTCTGTGCAATAACAAATACTCCCTGTGTGGTAATAGATAATACCAACGGAAAGATTTCCGGGGTTCATAAAGAATGGCTTAAAAATTTTCATCATATCAAAATGGTGGAAAAGTTTGAAATTGACAGAATAACAGAATATATAGACACTCTCTTAAAGATAGATACAAGAAAAATCCCGGTAAGATATTTTAATGATTGTTTTAAGCCACTTCTTATAGCCTGCACGCCAGAGCATATAAAGGAAAAAGTATAA
- a CDS encoding glycosyltransferase: MTNPIISIIVPIYNTEAYLRKCLDSLVEQTLKEIEIILVNDGSTDNSGKICDEYAKKDKRIKVIYHENKGVAGARNSGMKVAKGEFLTFVDSDDYVSKEYIGKMLEYYKKYPVADVVIFGQVRIVGKRTTIYIPEEEALMDRKKFSENFFEFRKKNLLDVTTNKLYRTSLAKTLKFTPDIQPGEDSLFNFQYYTLCKKIVLSKEYGYFVIRRNSSIMGQLYSRYYPSFELQKSLEMHKSFRKAFAEIGILPTIIEERYINLYPRWFYSVLSNVIKKETPYTTIEQIKKIRKIMDYHKKEGIKKENLKKGSLSRFLQLCYLLKHPLLIWIFLKVFSFYSKLKSKLKKAIKLIIN; encoded by the coding sequence ATGACAAACCCTATAATTAGTATAATTGTGCCAATCTACAATACTGAAGCATATCTAAGAAAATGCCTTGATTCTCTTGTGGAACAGACATTAAAAGAGATTGAGATTATTCTTGTCAACGACGGCTCAACCGATAATAGCGGTAAAATATGTGATGAATATGCTAAAAAAGATAAAAGAATAAAAGTTATATATCATGAAAACAAAGGGGTTGCGGGGGCAAGAAACAGTGGAATGAAAGTAGCGAAAGGGGAATTTTTAACTTTTGTTGATAGCGATGACTATGTTTCAAAAGAGTATATTGGAAAAATGCTTGAATACTACAAAAAATACCCAGTAGCAGATGTAGTTATCTTCGGTCAAGTTCGAATAGTAGGCAAACGTACTACAATCTATATTCCAGAGGAAGAAGCCCTAATGGATAGAAAGAAGTTTTCGGAAAACTTTTTTGAATTTCGTAAGAAAAATTTGCTTGATGTTACAACAAATAAGTTATACAGAACATCTTTAGCTAAAACCTTAAAATTTACACCTGATATACAACCAGGAGAGGACTCTCTATTTAACTTCCAGTACTATACCCTTTGTAAAAAGATTGTCTTATCAAAAGAGTATGGATATTTTGTGATACGGAGAAACAGTTCTATAATGGGACAATTATATAGCAGATATTACCCATCTTTTGAGTTACAAAAATCCCTTGAGATGCATAAATCTTTCCGAAAAGCCTTTGCTGAGATAGGAATATTGCCTACAATTATAGAAGAAAGGTATATAAACTTATACCCAAGGTGGTTCTACTCGGTTCTATCCAATGTCATCAAAAAAGAAACCCCTTACACTACTATCGAACAGATAAAAAAAATAAGAAAAATAATGGATTACCACAAAAAAGAGGGCATTAAGAAGGAAAATTTAAAAAAAGGAAGTTTAAGCAGGTTTCTTCAGTTATGTTATCTTTTGAAACACCCATTACTTATATGGATATTCTTAAAAGTATTCTCCTTTTACTCAAAATTGAAAAGCAAACTTAAAAAAGCAATTAAACTTATAATAAATTAA
- a CDS encoding glycosyltransferase, whose translation MINEPKVSIIMGVRNSQNTLNECIESILNQTYTNWEFVICNDASTDNTWQILESYKKKHPDKFILLKNDTNKKLAYSLNRCLEVATGTFIARMDGDDISLPERLKKQVDFLNSNPGYSLVGTGMIPFDEDGKRTPRIVKPIPNKYDLRFGSFFYHATIMIRKEVFDTLKGYTVLPRTQRGQDYDLWFRFFAKGYKGYNLQEPLYLVRESISDHKKRTLISRIYEVQTRFYGYKLLNYPLKYYLFAFKPILAGLTPGKLMYFYHNRKYNRRFNKKNTEKKGK comes from the coding sequence ATGATAAACGAACCGAAAGTATCTATTATAATGGGGGTACGAAACAGCCAAAATACCCTCAATGAATGTATAGAATCTATCCTAAACCAGACCTATACCAACTGGGAGTTTGTTATTTGTAATGATGCTTCAACAGATAACACTTGGCAAATCCTTGAATCCTACAAGAAAAAACATCCAGACAAATTTATACTCTTAAAGAACGATACAAACAAAAAACTTGCTTACTCTTTAAACAGGTGTCTTGAGGTTGCAACAGGAACTTTTATAGCCAGAATGGATGGAGATGATATTTCTCTTCCTGAACGACTCAAAAAACAGGTTGATTTTTTAAATTCAAACCCCGGGTATTCTTTAGTAGGTACAGGTATGATACCTTTTGATGAGGATGGAAAAAGGACTCCCAGAATAGTCAAGCCAATACCAAACAAGTATGATTTAAGGTTTGGCTCTTTTTTTTACCACGCAACAATTATGATAAGAAAAGAGGTATTTGACACCTTAAAAGGATACACTGTTTTACCAAGAACCCAAAGAGGACAGGATTACGACTTATGGTTTAGGTTTTTTGCCAAGGGGTATAAAGGATACAATCTACAAGAACCGCTATATTTAGTACGGGAGAGTATTTCAGACCATAAAAAAAGAACATTGATATCAAGAATTTACGAAGTGCAAACAAGATTCTACGGTTATAAACTATTAAATTACCCGCTAAAATATTACCTTTTTGCCTTTAAGCCAATACTTGCAGGTTTAACACCGGGCAAACTTATGTATTTTTATCATAACAGAAAGTATAACAGAAGGTTTAATAAAAAGAATACGGAAAAAAAAGGCAAGTAG
- a CDS encoding polysaccharide biosynthesis protein produces MKNLYNPSSNKRFIFFFFLDILIIILSLYSSFFIRFSYQLRTEYFSARRYIIMINYALPIFLIIKLSIFGLFHLYRITWRYVGVRDLVNLARAVLVAQLILMFIILIMVGVKPFCLIRSTCFIGFPRSIFIIDGFVSFVLLAGVRISKRVFLEVLGKGGYKKGLTTIIIGAGNIGETLVRDMIRKKFVDYYPVAFLDDDKEKAGSYIHGVQVIGEIDKLKEMVKKLKAEAVIIAIPSLNYKKLRTIYDMARHSGVKTIKVVPSMYVQHAPQISIREFRDISIEDLIGRQDVKVDYEQIGEFIKGKTVLVTGAGGSIGSEIIMQVCSLCPKKIILFDIDETELHSLEMKISRKYKTEKQSIEGISFVDILNKVSFVVGDVRDRERLEKIFKKFSPQIVFHSAAYKHVPMMEYNPEEAVKVNIFGTYNLANVSANYGVEKFIMISTDKVVRPTSVMGLTKRMAEGICMAFNGGETDETKSKRTAFISVRFGNVLGSRGSILPIFLEQLKQGGPITVTHKDMKRYFMTIPEAVALVLQASVIGKGGEVMVLDMGEPVKIVTLAEELINLHGLKPYEDIKIEFTGIRSGENFFEEILTSNEVATRHKKIFVAGNSGKCSLIEIEEILKGLGVALKDDSLSDLDIKEIICEYVKTLN; encoded by the coding sequence ATGAAAAATTTATATAATCCCTCAAGCAATAAAAGATTTATATTCTTCTTCTTTCTGGATATTCTTATAATAATCCTTTCGTTATACTCTTCTTTTTTTATACGTTTTTCCTACCAACTTCGCACTGAATATTTTAGTGCAAGACGTTACATAATAATGATTAATTACGCTCTTCCAATTTTTCTTATTATAAAATTATCAATTTTTGGCCTATTCCATTTATATAGAATTACTTGGCGGTATGTGGGAGTACGTGACCTTGTGAATTTAGCCAGAGCAGTTTTAGTTGCACAATTAATCTTAATGTTTATTATTCTAATAATGGTTGGCGTAAAACCGTTTTGTCTTATACGTTCTACTTGTTTTATTGGTTTTCCTCGAAGTATATTTATTATTGATGGGTTTGTTTCTTTTGTTCTACTGGCAGGAGTTAGAATATCAAAAAGAGTCTTTCTGGAGGTTCTTGGCAAAGGTGGGTACAAGAAAGGGTTAACAACTATAATTATAGGAGCTGGCAATATAGGAGAAACACTGGTTAGAGATATGATAAGAAAAAAGTTTGTTGACTACTACCCTGTTGCCTTTCTTGATGATGATAAAGAAAAGGCGGGCTCTTATATCCACGGAGTTCAAGTTATTGGAGAGATAGATAAATTAAAAGAGATGGTAAAAAAACTTAAAGCGGAAGCTGTTATAATAGCTATTCCATCTCTTAACTATAAAAAATTAAGAACAATTTATGATATGGCAAGGCATAGTGGCGTAAAAACAATAAAAGTTGTTCCAAGTATGTATGTCCAGCACGCTCCTCAAATTAGTATAAGAGAGTTTAGAGATATTAGTATAGAAGACCTTATAGGGCGTCAAGACGTAAAAGTTGATTATGAACAGATAGGGGAATTTATAAAAGGAAAGACGGTTCTTGTGACAGGCGCGGGCGGTTCTATCGGTTCAGAGATAATTATGCAAGTATGTTCTTTATGTCCTAAAAAAATCATTCTTTTTGATATTGATGAAACAGAGTTACATAGTTTGGAGATGAAGATAAGTAGAAAATATAAAACAGAGAAACAATCTATTGAAGGAATCTCTTTTGTAGATATATTGAATAAGGTTTCTTTTGTTGTAGGAGATGTTAGGGATAGAGAACGGCTGGAAAAGATTTTTAAGAAGTTTTCGCCACAGATAGTTTTTCATTCGGCTGCTTATAAACACGTTCCTATGATGGAATATAACCCTGAAGAAGCAGTTAAGGTCAACATATTTGGAACATATAATCTTGCAAACGTTTCTGCAAATTACGGTGTTGAGAAATTTATAATGATTTCTACCGATAAAGTAGTTAGACCAACCAGTGTTATGGGGTTGACAAAAAGAATGGCTGAAGGTATCTGTATGGCATTTAATGGTGGTGAAACAGACGAAACAAAGAGTAAACGAACCGCTTTTATATCTGTACGATTTGGAAATGTGCTTGGTAGCAGAGGAAGTATTTTGCCTATCTTTCTTGAACAACTTAAGCAAGGAGGTCCTATAACTGTTACCCATAAAGATATGAAGAGATACTTTATGACTATTCCAGAAGCAGTAGCTCTGGTTCTACAAGCGTCTGTTATAGGTAAAGGGGGCGAGGTGATGGTTCTTGATATGGGAGAACCAGTAAAAATTGTTACATTGGCTGAAGAGTTGATAAATCTTCACGGGTTAAAACCTTATGAAGATATTAAGATAGAGTTTACAGGAATTAGGTCGGGAGAGAATTTTTTTGAAGAGATTCTTACTTCTAATGAGGTTGCTACAAGGCATAAAAAGATTTTTGTTGCAGGTAACAGCGGAAAGTGTTCTTTAATAGAAATAGAAGAGATTCTTAAAGGTTTAGGTGTTGCTCTTAAGGATGATTCTCTTTCTGACCTTGATATTAAAGAGATTATTTGTGAGTATGTGAAAACCTTAAATTGA
- a CDS encoding glycosyltransferase → MVKKSVSLIKKWRDKGQFLKKNPYTSFLINEKKRIIFSQKMNRYTDKEYVSIIYKNSFSRELNLENPRLFNEKLQWLKIYYRDERMVICADKYAVREYVKEKGYGGLLNTLYGVYENPSDIDFKKLPDKFVLKATHGSGWNIICKDKNTYDWLGWKLVMKSWLKQNLYYYGREWVYKDIKPQIICEKYIEGIENQNLMDYKFFCFNGKPKLIQIDIDRFIKHKRDMYDTEWKRLPFMYNFQNSANKAIESPANLPKMLKIAEALSIGYPFARVDLYNVGTTIIFGEITFFPESGFGKFKPAEYDFKLGNFLQLPEKNFNI, encoded by the coding sequence ATGGTTAAAAAAAGTGTTTCTTTAATAAAAAAATGGAGAGATAAGGGACAATTTTTAAAGAAGAACCCTTATACATCCTTTTTAATTAATGAGAAAAAGAGAATCATCTTTTCACAAAAGATGAATAGATATACCGATAAGGAATATGTAAGCATTATATATAAAAATTCTTTTAGCAGGGAGCTCAACCTTGAAAACCCACGGCTCTTTAACGAAAAACTCCAATGGCTAAAAATCTATTACAGAGACGAAAGAATGGTTATATGTGCTGATAAGTATGCAGTAAGAGAATATGTTAAAGAAAAAGGTTATGGGGGGTTATTAAACACTTTATATGGCGTTTACGAAAACCCTTCAGATATTGATTTTAAGAAACTGCCTGATAAGTTTGTCCTCAAAGCAACCCACGGCTCAGGGTGGAATATAATATGTAAGGACAAAAATACTTACGACTGGCTTGGGTGGAAACTTGTTATGAAAAGTTGGCTCAAACAAAATCTTTATTATTATGGAAGAGAATGGGTTTATAAAGATATTAAACCTCAAATAATATGCGAGAAATATATTGAAGGAATCGAAAATCAAAACCTTATGGACTACAAGTTCTTCTGTTTTAATGGCAAACCAAAATTGATTCAAATTGATATAGATAGGTTTATCAAGCATAAAAGAGATATGTATGATACGGAGTGGAAACGATTACCTTTTATGTATAATTTCCAAAATTCAGCAAATAAAGCCATAGAATCGCCTGCTAACCTCCCAAAAATGTTGAAAATAGCAGAAGCGTTATCTATTGGCTATCCTTTTGCCAGAGTGGATTTGTATAATGTTGGTACAACGATAATATTTGGTGAAATAACCTTTTTTCCTGAGAGTGGATTTGGCAAATTCAAACCAGCAGAATACGACTTTAAATTAGGTAATTTTTTACAATTACCAGAAAAGAATTTTAATATATAA
- a CDS encoding EpsG family protein produces the protein MRVYYLTILWVAITALFSQEAKRVEVKDKTLSPNLFDKIPLSSFFIFLSFLGLFLVAGLRWRVGTDYWQYASLYWSYSRVPINELFRLKLSNIGSFGIRTISIISRYTYDDSATMFFLVSLVTIGLCVFHIARTSKTFLYSILLFIFIGSWHGSFNGIRQYMAMAVIFAGSGFIIERKFWKYAIVVFLASLCHTSALVMLPVYFIVRRKVDYKQWFLLVAIGIIMISSYDILFKVSAIILDKQMISTNPYMTKRVNILRVAISWAPLAIYYMVRRVYGKDTESNFYINMLLINAILRVGTMNSAYLMRIASYTGIFSSLAIPRLLECFDKKSAILLKILILGLYIIFWYIEVSKTPNLYHFKWIFSR, from the coding sequence ATGAGAGTTTATTATCTAACGATCTTATGGGTAGCAATAACTGCCCTATTTTCTCAGGAAGCAAAAAGAGTTGAAGTTAAGGACAAAACTTTATCTCCCAACCTTTTTGATAAAATTCCCCTTAGCTCTTTTTTTATATTCTTATCTTTTCTTGGGCTTTTCCTTGTTGCAGGTCTAAGGTGGAGAGTTGGAACTGATTATTGGCAATATGCCAGCTTATACTGGTCATACTCAAGGGTTCCAATAAATGAACTCTTTAGATTGAAATTATCAAACATTGGCTCTTTTGGAATTAGAACTATTTCTATCATATCAAGATATACATACGACGACTCTGCTACAATGTTTTTTCTGGTATCTCTGGTTACTATTGGGCTTTGCGTTTTTCATATTGCCCGAACAAGCAAAACATTTTTATATAGTATTCTTCTCTTTATATTTATAGGTTCCTGGCACGGCTCTTTTAACGGCATAAGACAATATATGGCTATGGCAGTAATATTTGCCGGAAGTGGCTTTATAATTGAAAGAAAGTTCTGGAAGTACGCAATAGTTGTCTTCCTTGCCTCTTTGTGCCACACGAGCGCTCTGGTTATGTTACCTGTATATTTTATTGTCAGGCGAAAGGTTGATTACAAACAATGGTTTCTTCTTGTTGCTATTGGGATAATTATGATTTCTTCTTATGATATTCTATTCAAAGTTTCAGCAATTATACTTGATAAACAGATGATTTCAACTAACCCATATATGACAAAAAGGGTAAATATCTTAAGAGTGGCTATATCCTGGGCGCCTTTGGCTATATACTATATGGTAAGAAGGGTTTATGGGAAAGATACTGAATCAAATTTTTATATTAATATGCTTCTCATTAATGCTATTCTGCGGGTAGGAACAATGAATAGTGCTTACCTTATGAGAATAGCCAGTTATACAGGAATTTTCTCTTCTCTGGCTATTCCAAGGTTACTTGAGTGTTTTGATAAAAAATCAGCAATATTACTGAAAATTTTAATACTTGGTTTATATATTATATTCTGGTATATTGAGGTGAGTAAAACACCCAATTTATACCATTTTAAATGGATATTTTCAAGATAG
- a CDS encoding glycosyltransferase, which yields MDIKKKVLFLLHSLGGGGAERVLVNLVNNMNLKKYDIHIQTIFKAGVNKEFLNKNIKLIESGWKSFKGISLLFKLIPSKILFKLLIKDTGYDLMVAYLHGAPTKIIAGCPNKNVKKIAWLHTDMRRSSIRRFFFSKEEVIKTFNLYDRIVGVSNTVSNSFIDIYGLKDKVVVKYNTNNTREINRLSKESIEEGLFSKNILNIISIGSLTRVKGYSRLLSICKKLFDEGFEFKLYILGKGSEEKKLQDFINENNLSEKITLLGFKVNPYPYLKKADLFVCSSFSEGLSTVISEAIILGVPVISTRVSGAEEVLGSNNEYGMIVENSQEALYQGLKELIKSPKKVEGYKKKASERATFFDTDKSVKEVEDMFDEVLR from the coding sequence ATGGATATAAAGAAAAAAGTTTTATTTTTACTACATTCTCTTGGTGGTGGTGGAGCAGAGAGAGTTCTTGTTAATCTTGTAAATAATATGAACTTAAAGAAGTATGATATTCATATCCAGACAATCTTCAAGGCAGGCGTAAATAAGGAGTTTTTAAATAAAAATATAAAACTTATAGAGTCAGGTTGGAAATCCTTCAAAGGTATCTCTCTTTTATTTAAACTGATACCTTCAAAAATACTATTTAAACTCTTAATAAAAGATACTGGTTATGACTTAATGGTTGCCTATCTGCACGGAGCTCCTACAAAAATAATTGCAGGATGCCCAAATAAAAATGTAAAAAAGATTGCCTGGTTACATACAGATATGAGACGTTCAAGTATAAGACGTTTCTTTTTCTCAAAAGAAGAGGTTATAAAAACCTTTAACTTATATGACAGAATAGTTGGGGTATCAAACACAGTTAGTAATTCCTTCATTGATATATATGGGTTAAAAGATAAGGTGGTTGTTAAGTATAATACCAACAATACCAGAGAGATTAACAGATTATCTAAGGAATCAATAGAAGAAGGACTCTTTTCTAAAAATATCTTAAATATTATCTCAATAGGTAGTTTAACAAGAGTAAAAGGGTACTCACGACTCTTAAGTATATGTAAAAAACTTTTTGATGAAGGGTTTGAGTTTAAACTCTATATACTCGGCAAAGGAAGTGAGGAGAAAAAACTACAAGATTTTATAAATGAAAATAACCTTTCGGAAAAGATAACCCTTTTGGGATTTAAGGTAAACCCCTATCCATATCTTAAAAAGGCAGACCTTTTTGTCTGCTCTTCTTTTTCTGAAGGGTTAAGTACTGTTATATCCGAAGCAATTATTCTTGGAGTGCCTGTTATATCTACAAGGGTATCGGGAGCGGAAGAGGTGCTTGGAAGTAATAACGAATACGGAATGATAGTAGAAAATAGTCAGGAAGCATTATATCAGGGTTTAAAAGAACTTATTAAATCACCAAAAAAAGTAGAAGGTTACAAGAAGAAAGCATCTGAGAGAGCAACCTTCTTTGATACAGACAAGAGTGTTAAAGAGGTAGAAGATATGTTTGATGAGGTGTTAAGATAA
- a CDS encoding glycosyltransferase, which produces MDTKQTSPYVSIIVPVYNNEKYISECLNSLINQELKEIEIILINDGSTDRSPNIIKEYAFKDPRIKIINQDNRGPNTARNKGIKVSKGEYIGFVDSDDAISKDMYKKMYNTAKEHNADIVTSGYHTCDENLNIISTHYPLFRYNVIFSKEDKIKMIEGIYKNKFSFFAVRNLYKNDMILKQNYFFDEDIRIGTEILFNFFYFYNANRIIALKEAFYFYRASPTSITRSRYKPHLEKSLQLQHEKMVQFYKEYGIFENYSIGFYKRIAETFLPMLLTNMFAKDNVKSASFKEIRRILNLPMIKESLKHTPLINKGLPTGKQIIIILSKLKLYRLLWLYYKVKR; this is translated from the coding sequence ATGGACACAAAACAGACAAGTCCTTATGTTAGTATTATAGTGCCAGTATATAATAATGAAAAATATATTAGCGAGTGCCTTAATTCCCTTATAAACCAAGAATTAAAAGAGATAGAGATTATTTTAATTAACGATGGTTCTACTGATAGAAGCCCTAATATCATTAAGGAATATGCGTTTAAAGACCCTCGTATAAAAATAATCAATCAGGATAATAGAGGACCCAATACTGCAAGGAATAAAGGCATTAAGGTCTCAAAAGGAGAATATATAGGATTTGTTGATTCTGACGATGCTATTTCAAAAGATATGTATAAGAAAATGTACAATACAGCAAAGGAACATAATGCAGATATTGTAACAAGCGGATACCATACTTGTGATGAAAATTTAAATATTATTTCAACCCATTACCCGCTTTTCAGATATAATGTTATCTTTTCAAAAGAAGATAAGATCAAAATGATAGAGGGAATATATAAGAATAAGTTCTCTTTCTTTGCTGTACGAAACCTATATAAGAATGATATGATATTGAAACAAAATTATTTTTTTGATGAGGATATACGGATAGGGACAGAAATACTCTTTAATTTTTTCTATTTTTATAACGCAAACCGTATTATTGCCTTAAAAGAGGCCTTCTATTTTTACAGGGCTTCCCCTACAAGTATCACAAGAAGCAGATATAAACCGCACCTTGAAAAGAGTTTACAATTACAACACGAGAAGATGGTTCAATTCTATAAAGAGTATGGTATCTTTGAAAATTACTCAATAGGATTCTATAAAAGGATAGCAGAGACTTTTCTCCCTATGTTATTAACAAATATGTTTGCGAAAGATAATGTAAAAAGCGCTTCTTTCAAAGAAATAAGAAGAATATTAAACCTTCCTATGATTAAAGAATCCTTAAAGCATACTCCTCTTATAAATAAGGGGTTACCAACAGGGAAACAGATTATTATAATACTCTCGAAATTAAAACTCTACAGGTTGCTCTGGTTATATTATAAAGTTAAAAGGTAA
- a CDS encoding glycosyltransferase, with product MRPLISVIVPIYNSEKYLKKCVTSIINQTYRNLEILLINDGSTDNSKNICNLFAKQDNRVRVINKNSGGVSDSRNRGIKESTGEYITFLDSDDYWEIETLEIALSVIIKEEADILIWGYYADFLDYNEKLLFTKIVADNTGVYTKKDVLPLHTNENFWQIFGYIWNKLYKSEIIKKGSFKFDKNISLGEDLLFNASLLSTLESIAIIETPLTHYIQRPKTTLGTKFYHNVFELKVKSSEAKKNFLEEWGFDKKNIDKFYSRSVFTSMKSSLKSIINTDELSKREKNKYIDNILQDSKTINMLTCFKPKNIKESLFFFILKYKIFRPFLHKYFKNVKQTY from the coding sequence ATGAGACCCTTAATCTCGGTAATTGTACCAATATATAATTCTGAGAAATATCTAAAAAAATGCGTTACAAGTATTATTAATCAAACATACCGTAATCTTGAGATACTCCTTATAAATGATGGTTCAACAGACAACTCGAAAAATATATGTAACTTGTTTGCTAAGCAAGATAACAGAGTAAGAGTAATCAACAAAAATAGTGGAGGAGTATCTGACTCAAGGAATCGTGGGATAAAAGAATCTACAGGAGAGTATATAACCTTTCTTGACAGCGACGACTACTGGGAGATTGAAACACTTGAAATAGCCCTCTCTGTTATAATAAAAGAAGAAGCAGATATTCTTATTTGGGGTTACTATGCTGACTTTCTTGATTACAATGAAAAACTCTTATTTACAAAGATAGTTGCTGATAATACTGGTGTATATACAAAAAAAGATGTATTGCCTTTACATACAAATGAGAATTTCTGGCAAATTTTTGGGTATATTTGGAACAAATTATATAAGTCAGAAATAATAAAAAAAGGGAGTTTTAAATTTGATAAAAATATTTCATTAGGAGAAGACCTTTTGTTTAACGCTTCTCTTCTCTCTACATTAGAAAGTATTGCTATTATAGAAACTCCTCTTACACATTATATTCAAAGACCTAAAACAACTCTTGGAACAAAGTTTTACCATAATGTTTTTGAGTTAAAGGTTAAAAGTTCTGAGGCAAAGAAAAACTTTCTTGAAGAATGGGGATTTGATAAAAAAAATATAGATAAGTTTTACAGCCGTTCGGTATTTACCAGTATGAAGTCAAGTTTAAAATCGATTATCAATACAGATGAGTTGAGTAAGAGAGAAAAAAACAAGTATATAGATAATATTTTGCAGGATTCAAAAACTATTAATATGTTGACCTGTTTTAAACCTAAGAATATTAAAGAATCTCTCTTTTTCTTTATATTAAAGTATAAAATTTTTAGGCCCTTTTTACACAAATATTTTAAAAATGTTAAGCAAACTTATTAA